A section of the Delphinus delphis chromosome 1, mDelDel1.2, whole genome shotgun sequence genome encodes:
- the KCNA3 gene encoding potassium voltage-gated channel subfamily A member 3 has translation MDEHLSLLRSPPPPPSARHRAHPPQHPASGDGGGGGGAHTLVNPGYAEPAAGPELPPDMTVVPGDHLLEPEATDGGGDPPQGGCGGGGGCDRYEPLPPALPAAGEQDCCGERVVINISGLRFETQLKTLCQFPETLLGDPKRRMRYFDPLRNEYFFDRNRPSFDAILYYYQSGGRIRRPVNVPIDIFSEEIRFYQLGEEAMEKFREDEGFLREEERPLPRRDFQRQVWLLFEYPESSGPARGIAIVSVLVILISIVIFCLETLPEFRDEKYYTASPSQELFETASNSTSGAPAGASSFSDPFFVVETLCIIWFSFELLVRFFACPSKATFSRNIMNLIDIVAIIPYFITLGTELAERQGNGQQAMSLAILRVIRLVRVFRIFKLSRHSKGLQILGQTLKASMRELGLLIFFLFIGVILFSSAVYFAEADDPTSGFSSIPDAFWWAVVTMTTVGYGDMHPVTIGGKIVGSLCAIAGVLTIALPVPVIVSNFNYFYHRETEGEEQAQYLHVGSCQHLSPSAEELRKARSNSTLSKSEYMVIEEGDMNHSTFPQTPFKTGNSTATCTTNNNPNSCVNIKKIFTDV, from the coding sequence ATGGACGAGCACCTCAGCCTCCTgcgctcgccgccgccgccgccctccgcCCGCCACCGCGCCCACCCGCCGCAGCACCCCGCgagcggcgacggcggcggcggcggcggcgcccaCACGCTGGTGAaccccggctacgcagagcccgCCGCGGGCCCCGAGCTGCCGCCGGACATGACGGTGGTGCCCGGGGACCACCTGCTGGAGCCGGAGGCGACCGACGGCGGGGGTGACCCGCCTCAGGGCGGctgcggtggcggcggcggctgcgaCCGCTACGAGCCGCTGCCGCCCGCGCTGCCCGCCGCCGGCGAGCAGGACTGCTGCGGGGAGCGCGTGGTCATCAACATCTCGGGGCTGCGCTTCGAGACGCAGCTCAAGACCCTCTGCCAGTTCCCGGAGACTCTGCTGGGCGACCCCAAGCGGCGCATGAGGTACTTCGACCCGCTCCGCAATGAGTACTTTTTCGACCGCAACCGGCCCAGCTTCGACGCCATCCTCTACTACTATCAGTCCGGGGGCCGAATCCGCCGGCCCGTCAATGTGCCCATCGACATCTTCTCCGAGGAGATCCGCTTCTACCAGCTGGGCGAGGAGGCCATGGAGAAGTTCCGCGAGGACGAGGGCTTCCTGCGGGAGGAGGAGCGGCCCCTGCCCCGCCGAGATTTCCAGCGCCAGGTGTGGCTGCTCTTCGAGTACCCGGAGAGCTCCGGGCCGGCCCGGGGCATCGCCATCGTGTCCGTGCTCGTCATCCTCATCTCCATCGTCATCTTCTGCCTGGAGACGCTGCCCGAGTTCCGCGATGAGAAGTACTACACCGCCTCGCCGTCGCAGGAGCTGTTCGAGACGGCCAGCAACAGCACGTCGGGGGCTCCCGCGGGAGCCTCCAGCTTCTCGGATCCCTTCTTCGTGGTGGAGACTCTGTGCATCATCTGGTTCTCCTTTGAGCTGCTGGTGCGGTTCTTCGCTTGCCCCAGCAAAGCCACCTTCTCGCGAAATATCATGAACCTGATAGACATTGTGGCCATCATCCCTTATTTCATCACTCTGGGCACCGAGCTGGCTGAGCGACAAGGCAATGGACAGCAAGCCATGTCCCTGGCCATCCTGAGAGTCATCCGCCTGGTGAGGGTCTTCCGCATCTTCAAGCTCTCCCGCCACTCCAAGGGGCTGCAGATCCTGGGGCAGACGCTGAAGGCTTCCATGCGGGAGCTGGGGctgctcatttttttcctttttattggggTCATCCTTTTCTCCAGCGCGGTTTATTTTGCGGAGGCAGACGACCCCACTTCAGGTTTTAGCAGTATCCCTGATGCCTTCTGGTGGGCTGTGGTAACCATGACGACCGTAGGTTACGGTGACATGCACCCAGTGACCATAGGGGGCAAGATTGTGGGGTCACTCTGTGCCATCGCTGGTGTCTTGACCATTGCTTTGCCAGTCCCTGTGATTGTTTCCAACTTCAATTACTTCTACCACCGGGAGACAGAAGGGGAAGAGCAAGCCCAGTACCTGCACGTGGGAAGTTGCCAGCACCTCTCCCCTTCAGCCGAGGAGCTCCGGAAAGCGAGGAGTAACTCGACTCTAAGTAAGTCGGAGTATATGGTGATCGAAGAGGGGGATATGAACCATAGCACTTTCCCCCAGACCCCCTTCAAAACGGGCAATTCCACGGCCACCTGCACCACGAACAATAATCCCAACTCCTGTGTCAACATCAAAAAGATATTTACCGATGTTTAA